In Fluviispira sanaruensis, a genomic segment contains:
- a CDS encoding BolA family protein, producing the protein MNIQSTIENKLKEKFNPDYLKVENESYMHSVPKGSETHFRIEIVANIFENLSLLKRHRLMNEILAEEFSLIRACSLHTFTQKEWETRNFTTSESPNCMGGSKIK; encoded by the coding sequence ATGAACATCCAATCAACAATTGAAAATAAATTAAAAGAAAAATTTAATCCTGATTATTTAAAAGTTGAAAATGAAAGCTATATGCACAGTGTTCCTAAGGGATCTGAAACTCATTTTAGAATAGAAATAGTTGCAAATATATTTGAAAATTTATCTCTATTAAAAAGACATCGACTTATGAATGAAATACTTGCTGAAGAATTTTCTTTAATCAGAGCATGTTCTTTACATACTTTTACACAAAAAGAATGGGAAACAAGAAATTTCACAACTTCTGAGTCGCCCAATTGCATGGGCGGATCGAAAATAAAATAA
- a CDS encoding TerC family protein, with product MPDAGILITFFTLLCLEIVLGFDNILMISIISNRVSLVNQNFIRYLGLILAAITRVFLLVGLTWVSSFQKSFIFIGGFDFSTRDIILTVGGLFLIWKSIKEIHSTVEHKDSDADEEKSKYKVSMFSAVTQIVFIDAVFSMDAIFTAIGLTENLLVIIFSILVSVCIMILFVNKVASFIKRFASVKILSLVFMFVIGTTLCLEAFDHSIPKQYLYAPLLFSLLIQLLQIRYEINKSKRKEMEMISNKKIRKVIKY from the coding sequence ATGCCCGATGCCGGTATTCTTATTACTTTTTTTACATTGCTTTGTTTAGAAATTGTGCTTGGTTTTGATAATATATTGATGATTTCAATCATCTCAAATCGTGTGAGTTTGGTAAATCAGAATTTTATACGTTATTTAGGTTTAATTTTAGCTGCAATTACAAGAGTTTTTCTTCTTGTAGGTTTAACTTGGGTTTCTTCTTTTCAAAAAAGTTTTATTTTTATTGGAGGCTTTGATTTTTCTACCCGAGATATCATATTGACTGTTGGTGGATTGTTTTTAATTTGGAAATCAATCAAAGAAATTCATTCAACAGTTGAGCATAAAGATAGTGATGCAGATGAAGAAAAAAGTAAATATAAAGTATCAATGTTTTCTGCTGTAACTCAGATCGTATTTATCGATGCTGTTTTTTCGATGGACGCTATTTTTACTGCCATTGGACTCACAGAAAATTTATTAGTTATTATTTTTTCAATTCTAGTTTCTGTTTGTATTATGATTTTATTTGTCAATAAAGTGGCTTCTTTTATTAAGCGCTTTGCATCTGTAAAAATATTATCTTTAGTATTCATGTTTGTCATAGGTACAACATTGTGTCTTGAAGCGTTCGATCATTCCATACCAAAGCAATATTTATATGCTCCACTTCTTTTCTCATTATTAATACAATTATTGCAAATACGCTATGAAATTAATAAAAGTAAAAGAAAAGAAATGGAAATGATATCTAATAAAAAAATAAGAAAAGTTATAAAATATTAA
- a CDS encoding DEAD/DEAH box helicase, which produces MGFRGNNRNTYRPKPPKGPVRLTFGIIEDKTNETKPVAIAQPQFEKQEIIGTLYLKKIKIDNVKPLPAKHISRIIENISKIYEEGRYLNTNTVIDSENNIFKVTFNYNQNTIDRIKGLDRNERQWEPEERLWKVYIASFDDLFDILGKGFKLTDNAFQEIKEFVKSKYYAHIAPSKLGKLILRESWFEEFDLSTEVNALQGSEAMALHGSVISNYSKPQLELLEKIKQQISLFSFKRKPYSHQLVGIEFLLQNPACALLDEMGCGKSFQIASSVAMLLQSKTIDRCLIVAPKSLIRTWQEEMSLATSIPYTVIEGSPAQRAKLLKSPSQIFIVHYEGIRLEKEALSEWIKEGEGMLVFDESQRIKNLNAQTTISAKYIRNSAKRCVIATGTPIANRPLDLFAQYFVMDNGNTFGTSFPAFKNTFCYIDILEINQGRRKVKIEKFMGVRNGEELRKRILATSLRRLKNEVLDLPPIIFKDYAIELKAEQKTIYAKMRDSVRSEIENMSPEEYASQANNIVVRLLRLSQIASNPKLIDPKYDGTNAKLSELEDLLTDIFSDETKKVILWSHFVGNVNYLAETYQETWGAVAHTGEMNIEERAHSIEQFQNNPECRLFIATPQSAKEGLTLLPRDGKMKADTMIYMDLNFDGGSYVQSQARFHRIGQNAEKCLVIHLLGVDTVDEYIKKSLIDKIQTASQILDNASQEQLNQIKGESFKLSKEEILNIL; this is translated from the coding sequence ATGGGATTTAGAGGTAACAACAGGAATACATATCGTCCAAAACCCCCCAAAGGACCCGTTCGTTTGACATTTGGCATTATTGAAGACAAAACAAATGAAACAAAACCTGTTGCAATTGCTCAACCTCAATTTGAGAAACAGGAAATTATTGGGACATTATATTTAAAAAAAATTAAAATAGATAATGTCAAACCTCTTCCCGCAAAACATATTTCAAGAATTATAGAAAATATCTCCAAAATATATGAAGAAGGTCGATATTTAAATACAAATACAGTAATCGACTCTGAAAATAATATTTTTAAAGTTACATTTAACTATAATCAAAATACAATTGACAGGATTAAAGGTCTTGATCGCAATGAACGTCAATGGGAACCTGAAGAAAGACTTTGGAAAGTTTATATAGCAAGTTTTGACGATTTATTCGATATTTTGGGCAAAGGATTTAAATTAACAGATAATGCATTTCAAGAAATCAAAGAGTTTGTTAAAAGCAAATACTATGCACATATTGCACCTAGTAAACTCGGTAAATTAATATTAAGAGAAAGCTGGTTTGAAGAATTCGATCTCTCTACTGAAGTAAATGCATTACAAGGCAGTGAAGCCATGGCTTTACATGGATCTGTAATCTCTAATTATTCAAAACCACAGCTAGAACTTCTTGAAAAAATTAAACAGCAAATATCTTTATTTTCCTTTAAAAGAAAACCATATTCTCACCAATTAGTAGGGATCGAATTTCTTTTACAAAATCCAGCTTGTGCTTTATTGGATGAAATGGGTTGTGGTAAAAGTTTTCAGATTGCATCTTCTGTCGCAATGCTTTTGCAAAGTAAAACAATTGATAGATGCCTAATTGTGGCACCAAAATCTCTTATCAGAACTTGGCAAGAAGAAATGTCTCTCGCAACTTCAATTCCATATACTGTTATTGAAGGATCTCCTGCTCAAAGAGCAAAACTCTTAAAAAGCCCTTCACAAATATTTATTGTCCATTATGAAGGTATCCGCCTTGAAAAAGAAGCTCTTTCAGAGTGGATTAAAGAAGGCGAAGGTATGCTTGTTTTTGATGAAAGCCAAAGAATTAAAAACTTAAATGCTCAGACAACTATCAGCGCAAAATATATACGTAACAGCGCTAAACGCTGTGTCATTGCAACAGGTACTCCAATTGCAAATAGACCACTCGACCTTTTCGCTCAATATTTTGTCATGGACAATGGGAATACTTTCGGCACCAGTTTTCCGGCATTTAAAAACACCTTCTGTTACATAGATATCCTAGAAATAAATCAAGGGCGCAGAAAAGTTAAAATTGAAAAATTCATGGGTGTTCGCAATGGTGAAGAATTGAGAAAAAGAATTCTTGCCACAAGCTTAAGACGTTTAAAAAATGAAGTTCTAGATTTACCTCCTATTATATTTAAAGATTATGCAATTGAATTAAAAGCTGAGCAAAAAACAATTTACGCCAAAATGCGTGATTCTGTTCGCAGTGAAATCGAAAACATGAGTCCTGAAGAATATGCGAGTCAAGCAAATAACATAGTTGTTCGTCTGTTACGTTTGTCTCAAATTGCATCGAATCCAAAACTAATTGATCCTAAGTACGATGGAACAAATGCAAAACTTTCTGAGTTAGAAGATCTCTTAACCGATATTTTCTCTGACGAAACGAAGAAAGTTATTTTATGGAGCCACTTTGTGGGCAACGTAAATTATCTTGCAGAAACCTACCAAGAAACATGGGGTGCCGTTGCTCACACGGGTGAAATGAATATTGAAGAGCGCGCCCATAGTATAGAACAGTTTCAAAATAATCCTGAGTGCCGCCTCTTTATAGCTACTCCTCAATCGGCAAAAGAAGGTTTGACTTTATTGCCGCGAGACGGAAAAATGAAGGCAGACACCATGATTTATATGGATCTTAATTTTGATGGAGGAAGCTACGTTCAGTCTCAAGCGCGTTTCCACCGTATTGGACAAAATGCAGAAAAATGTCTCGTAATACATTTACTTGGTGTTGATACTGTTGATGAATACATTAAAAAATCTCTAATCGACAAAATCCAAACGGCTTCTCAAATTCTTGATAATGCGAGTCAAGAACAATTAAATCAAATAAAAGGTGAAAGCTTTAAACTTAGCAAAGAAGAAATTCTTAATATTTTATAA
- a CDS encoding fumarylacetoacetate hydrolase family protein — protein MDKIVCVGKNYLDHAKELGDVVPEKPVLFIKPKSVLRAAVNHEELLLSIPQNMGSLHYESEIVLRLDKGGYKLDLKDAEKAIGAVSIGLDMTLRDLQTAQKKAGQPWTTSKVFPDSVVVGSWLRISEFPNYLNEKFSFSLDDKIKQEGFGKDMRFSPAECVAYISEFFPLVAGDLIFTGTPAGVGPVLSGQKGTLNFASIRYSVCWN, from the coding sequence ATGGATAAAATTGTGTGCGTTGGCAAGAATTATCTCGATCACGCAAAAGAGCTAGGAGATGTCGTTCCTGAAAAACCCGTGCTCTTTATAAAACCCAAAAGTGTGCTGAGAGCAGCAGTAAATCATGAAGAGCTTCTCCTCAGTATACCACAAAATATGGGATCATTGCATTATGAATCGGAAATAGTTCTAAGACTTGATAAAGGTGGTTATAAACTCGATTTAAAAGATGCTGAGAAGGCTATAGGTGCTGTTTCAATTGGTCTCGATATGACTTTAAGAGACTTGCAAACAGCGCAAAAAAAAGCAGGACAGCCATGGACGACAAGTAAAGTATTTCCAGACAGCGTGGTTGTTGGATCTTGGTTAAGAATTTCAGAATTTCCAAATTATTTAAATGAAAAATTCTCTTTTTCTTTAGATGATAAAATTAAGCAAGAGGGTTTTGGAAAAGATATGCGATTCAGTCCAGCAGAATGCGTTGCATATATAAGTGAATTCTTCCCACTTGTAGCAGGAGATCTTATATTTACTGGAACTCCTGCTGGGGTAGGGCCTGTGTTATCTGGACAAAAGGGGACTCTCAATTTTGCATCAATAAGATATAGTGTTTGTTGGAATTAA
- a CDS encoding cob(I)yrinic acid a,c-diamide adenosyltransferase, whose protein sequence is MRVTKVYTRTGDKGTTALADGSRIGKDSLRLESYGTIDELNSVIGICLQNTQEISEEQALQINYWLSAIQNDLFNLGSDLATPIASRWKNMILINEADILQLEKLIDYCQLSLEPLKEFVLPGGTLLNSYLHFARTVCRRAERFIVSLAKEEEINNFALIYINRLSDLFFVLARWVQRVSAKSEMTWNKSLGVRSLKI, encoded by the coding sequence ATGAGAGTTACAAAAGTCTACACACGTACAGGTGATAAGGGCACAACCGCTCTTGCGGATGGCAGTCGTATTGGCAAAGACAGCTTAAGATTAGAAAGTTATGGCACAATAGATGAGTTAAATAGTGTCATTGGAATTTGTCTACAAAATACTCAAGAAATATCTGAGGAACAAGCACTTCAGATTAACTATTGGTTATCAGCAATTCAAAATGATTTGTTTAATTTAGGATCCGATCTTGCTACTCCAATTGCTTCTCGTTGGAAAAATATGATTCTTATTAATGAAGCAGATATATTACAATTAGAGAAATTAATTGATTATTGTCAACTTAGCTTAGAGCCGCTAAAAGAATTTGTTCTTCCTGGAGGAACTCTTTTAAATTCATATTTGCATTTTGCTCGCACAGTTTGCAGACGAGCAGAAAGATTTATTGTTTCGTTAGCGAAAGAAGAAGAAATTAATAATTTTGCATTAATATATATCAATAGACTTTCAGATTTATTTTTTGTACTCGCTCGCTGGGTTCAACGAGTTTCTGCTAAATCCGAAATGACATGGAACAAGTCTTTAGGTGTTCGCTCTCTTAAAATTTAA
- a CDS encoding ABC transporter permease, with the protein MDWINLAISISGATIRMSAPLIFAALGGLFSERSGIINIALEGKMLAGAFAAAAVTTLTQNPYLGLLAGGLAGMLMSILYGVFVINFKANQIVVGTAITILATGTVPFFSQILFQNTGSTPEIPIGSRFIYTPIMIAWALVILIWCLFKFTPYGMWHKFAGEHPDALQTSGVDVIRTRWSGVLVSGFLAGLGGATLSICLSSGYTRNMTAGRGYMALAALIVGGWKPITAALACLAFGFFDALGITLQGFQMPKPDFTIDLFNQIWNFFVSAQFIQIIPYILTIVVVAGFVGKSRPPKALGQPYLRNR; encoded by the coding sequence ATGGACTGGATTAATCTTGCTATTTCTATAAGCGGCGCAACTATTCGGATGTCGGCTCCACTTATCTTCGCTGCTCTTGGTGGTCTTTTTAGTGAAAGAAGTGGAATCATAAACATTGCTCTCGAAGGCAAAATGCTTGCAGGCGCATTTGCCGCAGCCGCTGTTACGACGTTAACTCAAAACCCTTACCTTGGACTTCTAGCAGGTGGTTTAGCTGGTATGTTAATGTCGATTCTTTATGGAGTTTTCGTTATTAATTTTAAAGCCAACCAAATTGTTGTTGGAACCGCTATTACAATCTTAGCAACGGGTACGGTGCCATTTTTTTCTCAAATACTTTTCCAAAACACGGGTTCTACACCAGAAATTCCAATTGGAAGTAGGTTTATATACACACCCATTATGATTGCTTGGGCTCTTGTTATTTTAATTTGGTGTTTATTTAAATTCACACCTTACGGAATGTGGCATAAATTTGCAGGTGAACATCCCGACGCACTCCAAACTTCTGGTGTCGACGTGATACGAACACGTTGGTCAGGCGTTTTGGTCTCTGGTTTTCTTGCTGGTCTCGGCGGCGCAACATTATCTATATGCTTATCAAGTGGTTACACACGAAATATGACAGCCGGGCGTGGTTATATGGCTTTAGCTGCTCTTATTGTCGGTGGCTGGAAACCAATAACAGCTGCTTTAGCTTGCTTGGCATTTGGCTTCTTCGATGCTCTTGGAATCACTTTACAAGGTTTCCAAATGCCGAAGCCTGACTTTACAATCGATCTTTTCAATCAAATTTGGAATTTCTTTGTTTCCGCTCAGTTTATACAGATCATTCCTTATATTCTTACTATTGTTGTTGTTGCTGGTTTTGTTGGCAAAAGCAGACCACCCAAAGCATTAGGTCAACCTTATTTAAGAAATCGGTAA
- a CDS encoding ABC transporter permease, which yields MNIIRPIAATIIGLFLGLLVTYFAGENPLNVFLIFTTSGFGSAYDIGMTLTYSMPLILTGLSVSMAFKSGLFNIGAEGQLTMGALAAASVGALFTSIPPFIAPIFAGICAILAGGIWGGIAGYLKAKRGAHEVITTIMLNFVAAGIASYVTVYLLKDPNTQNPQTIPISPNYKLESFAFFDSAPVSSALFLSIIVAILVWIFLYRTPLGYEIRAVGSNESAASTACISISKTQILNMFIAGSLAGLVGVGEVLSRSECFKLDFSPGYGFTGIAVAFLARGNPIAIIFSGLLFGVLQKGASDLEIFTHNVTSDLSLVLQALIILAVSADGLWEKFISAKKVKL from the coding sequence GTGAATATCATTCGCCCCATAGCAGCTACTATAATTGGTCTTTTTTTAGGCTTGCTTGTTACTTATTTTGCAGGTGAAAATCCTTTAAATGTTTTTCTTATATTTACAACATCAGGTTTTGGTAGCGCTTACGATATAGGCATGACTTTAACTTATAGCATGCCGCTTATTTTAACAGGTCTTTCTGTATCAATGGCATTTAAATCTGGACTTTTTAATATTGGCGCAGAAGGGCAACTTACCATGGGTGCTTTAGCGGCTGCATCCGTTGGAGCGCTTTTCACTTCAATTCCACCTTTTATCGCACCTATTTTTGCAGGTATTTGTGCAATATTAGCTGGAGGAATATGGGGGGGTATTGCTGGATACTTAAAAGCAAAACGAGGCGCTCATGAAGTCATAACAACCATTATGCTCAACTTTGTTGCTGCAGGTATTGCAAGCTATGTCACTGTTTATTTATTAAAGGATCCAAATACTCAAAACCCACAAACAATTCCTATTTCTCCAAATTATAAACTCGAGTCCTTCGCATTTTTTGATAGCGCGCCTGTTTCAAGTGCACTCTTTTTGTCAATTATAGTAGCGATTTTGGTCTGGATATTTTTATACCGCACACCCCTTGGATATGAAATAAGAGCCGTTGGCTCCAATGAATCTGCAGCATCCACTGCCTGCATTAGTATTTCAAAAACTCAAATTTTAAATATGTTTATTGCAGGAAGTTTAGCTGGACTTGTTGGAGTGGGAGAAGTCTTAAGCCGCTCGGAATGCTTTAAACTTGACTTTTCGCCTGGCTACGGTTTTACGGGGATCGCGGTCGCATTTTTAGCGCGTGGCAACCCTATTGCCATTATATTTTCTGGACTTCTTTTTGGCGTCCTGCAAAAAGGCGCCAGCGATCTTGAAATATTCACGCACAATGTCACTTCTGACCTTTCACTTGTATTACAGGCATTAATAATCCTTGCTGTATCTGCTGATGGTTTATGGGAAAAATTCATTTCTGCTAAAAAGGTTAAATTGTAA